One window of Chamaesiphon minutus PCC 6605 genomic DNA carries:
- a CDS encoding cobalamin-binding protein: MTPLAPLRLISLLPSATEIIACLGLTDRLVGISHECDYPPEIKDRAVCTSARLSIHQPSGEIHQEVDKLLAAAMSIYEINLDVLTQLQPTHIITQDQCDVCAVSFPEVEKAVAKLTNSHPQIISLQPDTIADVWADIQRVGETLNVDWQPIVATLQKRVKICQTQCQNLQSPLPKVACIEWTDPLMLAGNWIPELVEMAGGKPIGGVTGQHSPRISWDELVAADPDTIIFMPCGFDLDRTRIEAQPLTKHPQWQQLAAVKQDRVYITDGNAYFNRPGPRLVESLEILTEILNPQVCNYGHYRTGWSEFS, encoded by the coding sequence ATGACTCCATTAGCACCGCTGCGGCTGATTTCACTCTTGCCTAGTGCCACAGAAATTATCGCTTGTTTGGGACTGACCGATCGATTGGTGGGTATTTCGCATGAATGTGATTATCCCCCTGAAATTAAAGATCGAGCTGTCTGTACTTCGGCACGACTATCTATCCATCAGCCGAGTGGCGAGATTCATCAGGAAGTAGATAAATTACTCGCCGCCGCCATGAGTATTTATGAAATTAATCTCGATGTGTTGACCCAATTGCAGCCCACTCACATTATTACTCAAGACCAGTGTGACGTTTGTGCGGTCAGCTTTCCGGAAGTAGAAAAAGCTGTGGCGAAATTAACTAATAGTCACCCTCAAATTATCTCACTTCAACCCGACACGATCGCAGATGTCTGGGCGGATATTCAACGTGTTGGCGAAACTTTAAATGTCGATTGGCAACCGATCGTTGCAACTCTGCAAAAGCGAGTTAAAATCTGTCAAACCCAGTGTCAAAATCTTCAATCTCCACTCCCAAAAGTTGCCTGCATTGAGTGGACAGATCCATTAATGTTGGCTGGTAATTGGATTCCCGAATTAGTCGAGATGGCTGGTGGCAAACCGATTGGTGGCGTTACCGGACAACATTCACCTCGGATTAGTTGGGATGAATTGGTAGCTGCCGATCCCGATACAATTATTTTCATGCCCTGTGGTTTCGATCTCGATCGCACTCGCATCGAAGCACAACCGTTAACTAAACATCCTCAGTGGCAACAGCTCGCAGCAGTCAAACAAGATCGAGTCTACATTACCGATGGTAATGCTTACTTTAATCGCCCCGGCCCCAGACTGGTAGAATCTCTAGAAATTCTTACCGAAATCCTCAATCCTCAAGTCTGTAATTACGGTCATTATCGCACTGGTTGGTCTGAATTTTCATAA
- a CDS encoding chromophore lyase CpcT/CpeT — protein sequence MTHSTDIPTLARWMAGDFSNQAQAIENPPFFAHIRVCMRPLPYELFDGVSLFLEQAYDFMLQNPYRLRVLNFVVVNERIEIEHYTLDPEAEFFGAARNPEQLQQITRDNIIKMPGCTMITEWTGSTFKGYVEPGKGCKVTRNGKDTYLDNSFEISPGHLISLDRGRDIATDEHVWGSIAGPFEFTQKVSFADEVRVEKVNSIN from the coding sequence ATGACTCATTCTACCGATATTCCTACCTTGGCGCGCTGGATGGCTGGCGATTTTAGCAATCAAGCGCAAGCAATTGAGAACCCACCATTTTTCGCGCATATTCGAGTGTGTATGCGTCCGCTACCCTACGAGTTGTTCGATGGAGTGAGCTTATTTCTCGAACAGGCTTATGACTTTATGCTCCAGAATCCTTATCGCTTAAGGGTGCTAAACTTTGTTGTCGTCAACGAGCGCATCGAAATCGAGCATTATACGCTAGATCCTGAAGCCGAATTTTTCGGAGCCGCTCGTAACCCCGAACAGCTCCAGCAAATCACCCGCGATAATATCATCAAAATGCCAGGTTGCACGATGATTACCGAATGGACTGGCAGTACGTTTAAGGGCTATGTGGAGCCTGGAAAGGGCTGCAAGGTGACTCGAAATGGCAAAGATACTTATTTGGACAACAGCTTTGAAATCTCGCCTGGACACCTAATTAGCCTCGATCGCGGTCGCGATATTGCCACCGACGAACATGTCTGGGGATCGATCGCGGGGCCATTTGAGTTTACTCAAAAAGTGAGTTTTGCCGATGAAGTACGGGTCGAAAAAGTTAATTCAATAAATTAG
- a CDS encoding pseudouridine synthase: MRYILFYKPYGVLSQFTDDGGKQTLKDYISVPDVYPVGRLDWDSEGLLLLTDDGRLQHRLSDPQYGHPRTYWVQVERVPDEQALEHLAAGVEIQKYQTKPARAKLLAAEPELPPRDPPIRDRQKIPTAWLELTLTEGKNRQVRRMTAAVGFPTLRLVRVSIGLLSLEGLSLGMWRDLTHAEVKELKRFKNY; the protein is encoded by the coding sequence TTGCGTTACATCCTCTTCTACAAACCCTATGGTGTCCTGAGTCAATTTACAGACGATGGCGGCAAGCAGACGCTCAAAGACTATATTTCCGTTCCCGATGTGTATCCCGTGGGGAGGTTGGATTGGGACAGCGAGGGATTGTTACTGCTGACTGATGATGGGAGATTGCAACATCGACTTAGCGATCCTCAGTACGGACATCCCCGTACTTATTGGGTACAAGTAGAGCGCGTTCCAGACGAACAGGCACTAGAGCACCTAGCCGCTGGTGTAGAGATCCAAAAATATCAAACCAAGCCCGCACGGGCAAAGTTATTAGCTGCCGAACCCGAATTACCGCCGCGAGATCCACCGATTCGCGATCGCCAAAAAATCCCGACCGCTTGGTTAGAATTAACCTTAACCGAAGGTAAAAATCGCCAAGTGCGGCGGATGACAGCAGCAGTCGGGTTTCCGACACTGAGATTGGTACGCGTTTCGATCGGGTTACTATCCCTCGAAGGTTTATCATTAGGAATGTGGCGGGATTTAACTCACGCTGAGGTCAAGGAATTAAAAAGGTTCAAAAATTACTAA
- a CDS encoding LysR family transcriptional regulator translates to MELRHLRYFSTVATELHFGRAAEKLHIAQPPLSKQIQDLEAELGFELFTRTKRSVALTPAGQAFLIEVSQVFQQLDRAIDIGGKTSRGELGQISIGFVGSATYNILPVMLQQFHDRYPQVQIKLHELTTDRQLIWLREGRIDIGLIRPPIVERDFVSQVIFQESVVVALPTHHHLATQDSLDLATLATEPFILFPRKLAPGLYDPIIAICQAAGFSPLVVQECIQMQTIVSLVSANMGVSILPESIQEAQRQGVVYKPIRSESLSVEKLATIAIVWRRNDPSPTMNKLLEIALNEI, encoded by the coding sequence ATGGAACTTCGTCACTTACGTTATTTTAGTACTGTTGCTACCGAATTGCACTTCGGACGTGCGGCAGAAAAATTGCACATCGCGCAACCACCTTTGAGCAAACAAATTCAAGACTTAGAAGCAGAGTTGGGTTTTGAACTATTCACGCGAACTAAAAGATCGGTGGCACTTACTCCTGCCGGACAAGCATTTTTAATTGAAGTGAGTCAAGTATTTCAACAACTCGATCGCGCGATCGATATTGGTGGTAAAACTAGTCGCGGCGAACTCGGACAAATCTCGATCGGATTTGTGGGTTCGGCGACTTATAATATTTTACCAGTGATGCTCCAACAGTTCCACGATCGATATCCTCAAGTCCAAATTAAACTACATGAGTTGACGACAGATCGGCAGTTAATTTGGTTGCGAGAAGGGAGAATCGATATTGGTTTGATCCGTCCGCCAATTGTGGAGCGAGATTTTGTCAGCCAAGTCATTTTTCAAGAATCTGTAGTTGTGGCTTTACCAACTCATCATCATTTAGCAACGCAAGACTCGCTCGATCTCGCTACATTAGCAACCGAACCGTTTATTCTGTTCCCCCGCAAACTCGCACCAGGATTGTACGATCCGATTATTGCTATTTGTCAAGCTGCTGGCTTTAGTCCGCTGGTAGTTCAAGAATGTATCCAAATGCAGACGATCGTCAGTCTTGTCTCGGCAAATATGGGTGTTTCAATTCTACCAGAATCGATTCAAGAAGCCCAACGTCAAGGAGTAGTTTATAAGCCGATTAGATCGGAGTCTTTGAGCGTAGAGAAGTTAGCTACAATTGCGATCGTCTGGCGACGCAACGATCCTTCACCGACAATGAATAAATTACTAGAAATCGCCTTAAATGAAATCTGA